One Suricata suricatta isolate VVHF042 chromosome X, meerkat_22Aug2017_6uvM2_HiC, whole genome shotgun sequence genomic region harbors:
- the CXHXorf66 gene encoding uncharacterized protein CXorf66 homolog has translation MEMNDLKVFSELALRSLPDFLLRPTTIGQIEDEQVSVEKFPQVWDGDFQKTGLSNTFSGGIISLTGAKHGESMEIKLESFRKRLLVMIIGIMIIAFVLTCFCFVHYNCLASDKPKAGMKKKEGMTASRSPSVTSLSDPETPSPCSPEKQPLLSSTDKLSSVSSPKRSPTPSSAERLSRPSSPPNQCKPSSMPKGIKPSDQGKKKPSCSDKIFQLFHLGKSNRTGHLGKPYKPARGQKLAGQAASSDPKKAVSTPWPAGMQYTVRRTLPLCPPHPQNPTSTPKESSVLTLAQSFRHRELKGSVCGRRADMLYRPQSIKACLCYREGCLICQSSEPLVNNSFEANNSNAANSALPSEVQLFAPSADYKDSLSGSDIMPYDSDDSDREVTILCNMNCDKTIPKGFQDN, from the exons ATTGAGGATGAACAAGTTAGTGTGGAGAAATTTCCCCAGGTGTGGGATGGGGACTTTCAG aaaactgGATTATCTAACACATTTTCTGGTGGTATCATCTCTTTGACAGGAGCTAAACATGGCGAATCAATGGAGATCAAACTGGAGAGCTTCCGGAAACGTCTACTGGTTATGATTATTGGCATTATGATTATAGCTTTCGTGTTGACCTGCTTTTGTTTTGTCCATTACAATTGTCTGGCCAGTGACAAACCCAAGGCAGGAAT gaagaagaaagaaggtatGACAGCATCTAGATCACCATCTGTCACGTCACTCAGTGACCCCGAGACACCGAGTCCATGCAGCCCAGAAAAACAGCCCCTGCTATCTAGTACAGACAAGCTATCTAGTGTCTCAAGTCCAAAAAGGTCACCCACACCCTCCAGTGCAGAAAGGTTAAGCAGGCCCTCGAGTCCACCAAACCAGTGTAAGCCATCTAGTATGCCAAAGGGAATCAAGCCATCagatcaaggaaagaaaaagccatcATGCTCAGACAAAATATTCCAGCTATTTCACCTGGGAAAGTCCAATAGAACAGGCCATCTGGGGAAGCCATACAAGCCAGCTCGTGGCCAGAAGCTAGCTGGTCAGGCAGCTTCATCCGATCCCAAAAAGGCAGTGAGCACACCTTGGCCAGCCGGTATGCAGTACACAGTCAGGCGCACCCTGCCACTTTGTCCACCCCACCCACAAAATCCCACCTCGACACCCAAGGAATCAAGTGTGCTGACACTAGCCCAATCCTTCAGACATCGGGAACTGAAAGGCTCAGTTTGTGGTCGTAGGGCAGACATGTTATATAGGCCTCAATCAATCAAGGCTTGCCTATGCTATAGGGAAGGATGCCTTATTTGTCAAAGTTCTGAGCCTTTGGTCAATAATAGTTTTGAGGCAAACAACAGTAATGCTGCAAACTCAGCTCTTCCAAGTGAAGTTCAGCTTTTTGCCCCGTCCGCAGATTACAAAGATAGTCTGAGTGGCAGTGATATCATGCCATATGACAGTGATGACAGTGACAGGGAGGTCACCATTCTTTGCAATATGAACTGCGACAAGACCATCCCCAAAGGCTTCCAAGATAATTAA